From Gottschalkiaceae bacterium SANA:
GATAACCTAGAGGGAGTTTATCAGGAACGGCCGCACGATAATTTCGAAATGAAGTTGTTCCTTGATCGAGAATTGCTTAGGCAAAGAACGGTGCCGACGAATGGCTGGCTTTTTACAGGTTGGTCGGAACCAGACGAGTCCCTGAAAATATACACCGGTCATCCCACCGGTTACAGTGGGTATCCTGGAGTGGTGCAGCATGAATTGGTGCACCATATCACCATCCGGATCTGTAATAATAATCTACCGGTTTGGTTGCTTGAGGGGATTGCCATGTACGATGGCACCGCGTATTATGACTTTAGTGATTCTAGTCTATTGTCACGCATGACCAAAGCGGGTGTTTCACAGACAATTGGTCAATTGGAATCTCTAGATGTGAGTTCGGATTTAACGGGGGAGCAGATTGTGAACTTCTATAATACCAGTTATCTGCTTGTGAAATACATTTGTGATAGCTATGGTCATGAGGTGTTGATGGATCTTTTTTATGAAGCGGGGAAGAAACCGTTTCATGACAGTACATTGAATGATACTTTTGAAAGTAACAATCAGAAAACGGCAAATGAGGTGTTTCAATCAGTTCTTGGGGTGACGAAGGAAGAAATAAGTACGGAATATTTAGAATGGCTTGAAACGACTGATGTTTTTCATTCTCAATTACGATAGACACGATTAGTTTTTTGAGGATAGATATTAAGATCGTAGTCGCAGAAAACTAAAATGTAGAAAGTTTCTTGAAAAAGAGGCTTTCTTTTTTGATATACTGGAAAGAAAAAGAGGTGTGGGTTATGGGTGAACCAATGATACGGAATGCAACTATAGCAGATCTCGATGTAGTTGTTGCTATTGAAGCGGAGTGTTTTCCTGCTGCGGAAGCAGCGGAGAGAGAGTCTATGGAAGAAAGGCTGACAGCCTATACAAAGGGATTTTTCCTAGCAGAGATAGATGGCCAAGCGATTGGATTTATCAATGGCGCCTGCAGTGATTCGCCAATTATTGAGGACAAATTTTACGAATCTATGAAATGGCACAAGAATTCTGGTAAGCATTTGATGGTCTATGGATTGGATGTGATGCCAGATTATCGTGGAAATGGTTATGCAAGAGCCTTGATGAATCGATTTATAGACTTTGCTCGAGAAGAAAAGAAAGCGGCGGTCTTGTTGACCTGCAAGTCGCATTTGGTGGCATTTTATGAGAGCTTTGGATATAAGAATTTGGGCGTTTCAGATTCGAACCACGGCGGTGCTGAATGGAATGATCTGCAGCTTGATTTATAACATTTGTTGAATTTAGATTCTGTAAGAAAGGAGGGCTATAATTGAAATCAAAGATGGCTTCGTATCTTGTTTTGTTTCTGGGTGTTGCAGCCTTATCCACATCGGCCATTTTTGTGCGACTGGCGAATGCACCGTCATCTATCACAGCCTTCTATCGGTTGTTTATCACGGCCTTGATTCTTCTGCCCTTTGCTTTGTTAAAGGAAGAGAATCGAAGAGAATTGCTTTCACTTTCTAAGAAGCAATGGGGATTTGGAATTTTATCGGGGTTATTTTTGTCCATGCATTATGTCTTATGGTTTGAGTCTCTGCGGTTCACATCAGTGGCGAGTTCAACGGTCATTGTAACCTTACAACCGCTTTTTGCCATTGTTGGCGGTTTTTTTGTATTTAAGGAGCGCTTCAGCCGGGGTGCGATTATTGGATTTTTGATTGCCATTGTTGGCAGCTTTATCATTGGCTGGGGAGATTTCCAAGTCGGTGGTCAAGCACTTTTTGGTGATGTTCTCGCCTTTGTTGCGGCTGGAATGATTACGGTCTACTTTTTTATTGGACAGCACTTGCGGAAAAATTTGTCTGTGATTCCATATTCCTTTTTGGGATATGTTTGTAGTTCGGTGTTTTTGGGAATCTATGCGATCAGCCAAGAGGTATCATTTACGAATTATTCGCTGCAAACCTGGCAAGCTTTCTTTGGATTAGCCTGTATTGCAACGATATTTGGACAGATGAGTTTCAATTGGCTCCTGAAATGGTTGAGCACTTCTGTGATCTCAATGAGTATCTTAGGAGAGACCATAGGAACCTGCATTCTTGCCTTTCTGATCTTGGATGAGGGCATTACTGTACAGCAGGGTATTGGTATTGCAGTCATCTTAACGGGTCTTGCTTTGTTCTTAATTCAAAAAAATAAATTGGAGGAATGTGTTGAAGGTTCTTCGACGGTCCTATTGGAAAAGCAAGAATGATAGGCATACAAAAAGCAATGACTGAAGTCTGAAGATAGGGTTTCAATCATTGCTTTTTTTTATTTGTATTGTTTTTATAGGATGGGCCAGCCTTTTTCCAAGGCGATCTTACGCAATTTTTCATCGGGATTGACTGCAACTGGATTGCCTGTCAAATTCAGAATGTCGTGATCATAGTAACTGTCACCGTAAGCGTAACTGTTCTTCCAATCGATTTCTATATTCTGAAAAGTTTGTAAAAGAGCTTTCGGCTTGTTTGTACCCGTTACGATTATCAAGGGTGCGTCAAAATCATAGGTTTGATCATCCAGAAAAGCAAGTTCTGTACCGATAATGGTATCGATCGCTAGATGTTTGCCAACTTCATTTAATAGGAGGGTATTTGCTCCTGAACAGATAACGGTGTGGAAACCTTGGTTTTTTTTCTCCTTGATGCTTTTGATGACATCTTGATTGAAGTGATTGACAATTTCGTTTGTACAATCGCCAAAAAACTGAGCAATTTCTTTTTTTGTCATGCCTTCAAAAAGGATCATAAAAAGTTTTGCTGCCCTTGCTCTGAAATGCTCCTTATCCATAGAGGGATCTAGTTTGAGTTTGTAGCTTGCGACTAGTTTGAATACGAGCGCATAAAATTTTACGAGTCGAACTTTGGAATAGCCATTAGCACCCCAATATTTCACAATAAAGGGAAGAGTTTCCTTTTCAAAGATGGTACCGTCAAAATCGTATATGGCTAATTTCACAAGCGCCTCCCTATTTAGTTTTGCAGTCATTTGATGGTAGTATATACGAACAAGCTGAAAATAGATAGATGAAAATATTTTCAAACAAGTGTATAATTATACAAAAAGGAGAAATTCTCATGAGTTTTAATTTTGTTTTGCCATCCGCAATTAGATATGGAAATGGTGTGATTCAAGAATTGGATCAAGAACTGAATCAGATTTCGGCGAAGAAGATACTGGTTGTTTGCGATCCGGGAATTATCCAAGCGAAAATCTTGGAAAAGGTATTGGCCTTTGTTGGAGAAGACAAGGAAGTGATCGTCTTTAGCGAGATTGAAGCCAATCCAAAGGATTACAATATCCAAGCAGGTGCGGAACTTGCTGCCAAAGAGGATGTGGATGTTTTGCTTGCCATTGGAGGTGGAAGCCCCATTGATGCTGCAAAAGGGATTGCTGTATTGGCGAGACAAGGCGGTGTCATTCGAGACTATGCGACAAAACCCATTGGGGCGGATTGTCTGCCAATGATTGCGATTCCAACAACGGCGGGAACGGGAAGCGAAGTGACCTTCTCCTCTGTAATTACGGACACAAAAGAGAATTATAAGTTTACAGTCAAGAGTCCGTATATTGCGGCGAAGGTTGCATTGATTGACCCAGAGTTGACTTATACCCTACCGCCTGCCATTACGGCAGCAACAGGGATTGACGCATTGACTCATGCGATTGAAGGCTATACGGCAACGTGCACAGAGCCGATCGCAGAGGCGTTGGGACTCTATGCCGTCGAGTATATCGGAAAGTACATCGTTCGCGCTGTAAAGGTCGGGAGTGACCAAGAAGCGCGGGATGGGATGATGATGGGAAGTTTATTGGCGGGTCTTTCTTTCAGCCACGCGGATGTGGCTGGGGTGCATTGCATGGCCGAAGCCCTAGGTAGTGTTTTTGATAAGCCCCATGGACTATGCAATGCGATTATTCTGCCGCATATGATGACAGAATGCCTGCCATTCGCTTTGTACAAATATGCGAGAGTGGCAAGAGCATTGGGTATTGTGGAGAGTGATGACAAAAAAGCAGCGGAAAAGGGAATCGAATGGATTCGGGACATTTCTACAGAAATTGGTCTTCCAAAGTTTCAATCTTTGGGCGTAGAGCCAAAGGATTTCCACATGCTGGCGGAATTGTCCGAGAAAAATGGATCCAATGGCAGCAATCCAAAGCCAATGAGTATAGAGGATTACGAAAAGCTCTTTATTAAAATCAATCAAGAGTAGACCGATGGAAGGCGAAATTTAGTGAGATAAAATTGAAGCGAATACATGCGACTCTCTCTTGAATGAGAGAGTCGTTTTCGGTAGGAAAAGAGAAGGGAAATTCTGTTATACTTAAAGCAATAATGAATTTCTGGATCGTCAATTAGAAAAAATAAAATAATGAAAATCGAAGGGGGCAAAAAAATGGAAAATGCATTGAAGGCAAAATTGAATAGCGGCAAGAGTGTGGTGGGAACCTTTTTTGAAATCGGCGGAACCGCTGCTATTGAGTGTCTTGGACTGACGGGATTGGATTTTATGATTATCGATACTGAACATGGCCCCTTTGATGTAGAAAGCGCCATGGAATATATCCGTGTAGCGGAACTGCATGGGATCACACCCATGGTGCGCGTGAAGAATCATGAACGTTCTTCGATTCTAAAGATGCTAGATGTGGGAGCAAAGGGGTTGGTTATCCCAAATATTCATACGGTTGAAGAAGTAAAAGAGATTGTGAATCATGGGAAATATGCGCCAGTGGGGAATCGTGGATTTTTCTTAGGCCGTGTGGCAGGATATGGCTATGACATTATAGCCAGAGAAGTACCGGGATACTTTTCAACCTGCAACCAAGAAACCATGTTGATTCCTCAATGTGAAACGGTGGGATGTTTGGAAAACATCGAGACCATTGCCGCTATGGACGGAGTGGATGGTATTTTTGTTGGCCCTTATGATCTGTCTATTAGCATGGGTATGATTGCACAGTTCGATCATCCTCTCTTTATAAAAGCTTTGGAACGTATTGTAAAAGCATGCAAGGCTGCAGAGATTCCAGCATTTATTTTTTCAGGAAATACTCAAGGAGCAAAAATGCATTTTGCCAATGGATTTCAGGGTGTAGCTATTAATACGGACACGTCGGTGTATATCAATGCTTATAAAAATATCGTTGCTGAAGTGAAAAACAAATAACTCCTTTTAAGGGGCGGAGCATAATATATAAACATGTAAAGGAGGAACGGCGTTCTATAAGTGGAAGCGAGCTTATCAGAAGCA
This genomic window contains:
- a CDS encoding GNAT family N-acetyltransferase — translated: MGEPMIRNATIADLDVVVAIEAECFPAAEAAERESMEERLTAYTKGFFLAEIDGQAIGFINGACSDSPIIEDKFYESMKWHKNSGKHLMVYGLDVMPDYRGNGYARALMNRFIDFAREEKKAAVLLTCKSHLVAFYESFGYKNLGVSDSNHGGAEWNDLQLDL
- a CDS encoding DMT family transporter, whose translation is MKSKMASYLVLFLGVAALSTSAIFVRLANAPSSITAFYRLFITALILLPFALLKEENRRELLSLSKKQWGFGILSGLFLSMHYVLWFESLRFTSVASSTVIVTLQPLFAIVGGFFVFKERFSRGAIIGFLIAIVGSFIIGWGDFQVGGQALFGDVLAFVAAGMITVYFFIGQHLRKNLSVIPYSFLGYVCSSVFLGIYAISQEVSFTNYSLQTWQAFFGLACIATIFGQMSFNWLLKWLSTSVISMSILGETIGTCILAFLILDEGITVQQGIGIAVILTGLALFLIQKNKLEECVEGSSTVLLEKQE
- the gbsB gene encoding choline dehydrogenase; the encoded protein is MSFNFVLPSAIRYGNGVIQELDQELNQISAKKILVVCDPGIIQAKILEKVLAFVGEDKEVIVFSEIEANPKDYNIQAGAELAAKEDVDVLLAIGGGSPIDAAKGIAVLARQGGVIRDYATKPIGADCLPMIAIPTTAGTGSEVTFSSVITDTKENYKFTVKSPYIAAKVALIDPELTYTLPPAITAATGIDALTHAIEGYTATCTEPIAEALGLYAVEYIGKYIVRAVKVGSDQEARDGMMMGSLLAGLSFSHADVAGVHCMAEALGSVFDKPHGLCNAIILPHMMTECLPFALYKYARVARALGIVESDDKKAAEKGIEWIRDISTEIGLPKFQSLGVEPKDFHMLAELSEKNGSNGSNPKPMSIEDYEKLFIKINQE
- a CDS encoding aldolase/citrate lyase family protein encodes the protein MENALKAKLNSGKSVVGTFFEIGGTAAIECLGLTGLDFMIIDTEHGPFDVESAMEYIRVAELHGITPMVRVKNHERSSILKMLDVGAKGLVIPNIHTVEEVKEIVNHGKYAPVGNRGFFLGRVAGYGYDIIAREVPGYFSTCNQETMLIPQCETVGCLENIETIAAMDGVDGIFVGPYDLSISMGMIAQFDHPLFIKALERIVKACKAAEIPAFIFSGNTQGAKMHFANGFQGVAINTDTSVYINAYKNIVAEVKNK